One genomic segment of Fusobacterium nucleatum includes these proteins:
- a CDS encoding fluoride efflux transporter FluC — translation MLFLTTGLCGGFTTFSIFSLETVELIEKNQFISASLYSLGSIVLSIIGIYIGYYLAKLF, via the coding sequence ATTCTATTTTTAACAACAGGACTTTGTGGAGGATTTACAACATTTTCAATTTTTTCACTTGAAACAGTAGAATTAATTGAAAAAAATCAATTTATATCAGCAAGTTTATACAGTTTAGGAAGTATTGTTTTATCTATAATTGGTATCTATATTGGATATTATTTAGCTAAATTATTTTAA
- a CDS encoding DEAD/DEAH box helicase, producing MNLKDILKELEENSHSQRDKGTKFELLIKNWFLTTKLYSDNIKEIWLWDEFPYRNQFGGSDSGIDLIIHSLEDEYLAIQCKFYKENSEISKSDVDTFISTSSKLFEINGETKKFSGRIFISTTNKWSKKASDLIENQEIPVIRISLNELENSDVDWSKIYLGKNGKEAKKASKTIRNHQKEARDSANKYFKENDRGKLIMACGTGKTFTSLKIAENETNKNGFILFLVPSIALLGQTLREWTNDIDKDTKLYPICICSDSKISSKKSTNDDNITSVVDLALPATTDIDKIVNQLEKIKDKNGMKVVFSTYQSIDVIARAQEKILEYDKNLGQFDLIICDEAHRTTGVTLKNEDESNFVKVHSNEFIKSKKRLYMTATPRLYDDNSKSKAKESEAYLCSMDDKNLYGDEIYRIGFGKAVENNLLADYKVLILTLNSSQIPRELQAIIANGESEFKVDDATKLIGCINGLSKQILETEGIIKSTDPEPMKRAVAFCRDIKTSKRITNNLNNYSKDYILSLKEEAKKKMVDISSKHIDGGMNALEREDLLSWLKEDVEEKECRILTNARCLSEGVDVPNLDAVLFLSAKNSQVDVVQSVGRVMRKAPYKKYGYIIIPVLIPENINPEEALNDNEAYKVVWSVLNALRAHDDRFNAVVNKIDINKTKPTNIIIGAPDNSGDGNGEVTEPDSIYDAQKTLPFPIEVVQNAIYAKMVEKVGDRKYFEQWAKDVAKIAQIQKDRIRVLIDKSDEHKKAFESFIKGLQENINSDIDSEEAIEMLSQHIITKPIFEALFENYSFVKNNPISSSMEEILNLLLKEQIEKETEELKTFYDDVRVRVGNIDNSEGKQKIIVELYEKFFKTAFPKLVEKLGIVYTPIEVVDFIINSVEDILKKEFNRSLTDENVNILEPFVGTGTFISRLLQSGNIKAKDLERKYQKEIFANEIILLAYYIATVNIENVYHDLNNEIEYKEFQGICLTDTFQLGEDKKELALVSDSFKENSKRVKRQKNAPLQIIFGNPPYTIGQNSANDNAQNKKYPILDNRISETYSKESSAGLNKALYDAYIKAFRWATDRLNNNGGGVIGFVTNGAWIDGTATSGFRKTIEKEFTSIYVFNLRGNQRTSGEISRKEGGKIFGGGSRTPIAITLLVKNPNEKKEKAKIYYYDIGDYLTREEKLSKINDFKSIGSKKMNWQILNPNEEGDWINQRNDKFKDFIPLIDKDNKNNKETFFTMSSNGVVTSRDSWVYSYSKINLEKNMKETIDFYNKEIEKILNTRKKDKNKAIEDIIDTNPKNISWSADLKKRANSYKFDEFNRNDIAISLYRPFTKQYLYFNRFWNERYSQQDKFKSINNKVIFITGTGGKKGFSTLVSNILIDLNSMDAGANCYPLYYIEEDKNKSKSLFQTLDGIEKENKKDGISDYIFNLAKEKYSTKVSREDIFYYVYGFLHNEDYKKEFEADLKKLIPRLPLVDDYKIFKTYSDIGRELANLHLNYENIERDNNIIIEGEESNNFKVEKMRFENKDKKDIIIFNSDIKIKNIPLDAYDYQVNGKSAVEWIVERYAVSINKDSGIENNPNLWSEENKNPRYILDLLLSVISLSLKTNELIKKLPKIEF from the coding sequence ATGAATTTAAAAGATATTCTTAAAGAGTTGGAGGAGAATTCTCATTCTCAGAGAGATAAGGGAACAAAATTTGAATTATTAATTAAAAATTGGTTTTTAACAACTAAGCTATATTCAGATAATATAAAAGAAATATGGCTTTGGGATGAATTTCCATATAGAAATCAATTTGGAGGAAGTGACAGTGGTATAGATTTAATTATTCATAGTTTAGAAGATGAGTACCTAGCTATTCAATGTAAATTCTATAAAGAAAATAGTGAAATATCTAAATCTGATGTTGATACTTTTATTTCAACATCTTCAAAACTTTTTGAAATTAATGGAGAAACAAAAAAATTTTCAGGTAGAATATTTATCTCAACAACAAATAAATGGTCTAAAAAAGCAAGTGATTTAATAGAAAATCAAGAGATACCTGTGATAAGAATTTCTTTAAATGAATTAGAAAATTCTGATGTAGATTGGTCTAAAATATATTTAGGAAAAAATGGTAAAGAGGCTAAAAAAGCGAGTAAGACTATTAGAAATCATCAAAAAGAAGCAAGAGATTCAGCAAATAAATATTTTAAAGAAAATGATAGAGGTAAATTAATAATGGCCTGTGGAACAGGAAAAACCTTTACTTCTTTAAAAATAGCAGAAAATGAAACTAATAAAAATGGTTTTATTCTATTTTTAGTTCCTTCTATTGCACTTCTAGGGCAGACTCTTAGAGAATGGACAAATGATATAGATAAAGATACTAAGTTATACCCTATATGTATCTGTTCTGATTCTAAAATATCAAGTAAAAAATCAACTAATGATGATAATATAACAAGTGTAGTAGATTTAGCATTGCCTGCAACAACGGATATAGATAAAATAGTGAATCAATTGGAAAAAATTAAAGATAAAAATGGGATGAAAGTTGTATTTTCAACATATCAATCAATAGATGTTATAGCTAGGGCTCAAGAAAAAATTTTAGAATATGATAAAAATTTGGGACAATTTGATTTAATCATCTGTGACGAAGCTCATAGAACAACAGGAGTTACTCTGAAAAATGAAGATGAAAGTAATTTTGTTAAGGTACATAGTAATGAATTTATAAAATCTAAAAAAAGATTATATATGACAGCTACTCCAAGACTATATGATGATAATTCAAAATCTAAGGCAAAAGAAAGTGAAGCTTATCTTTGCTCTATGGATGATAAAAATCTATATGGAGATGAAATCTATAGAATAGGTTTTGGAAAAGCTGTTGAAAATAATTTATTGGCAGATTATAAAGTTTTAATACTTACTTTAAATTCAAGCCAAATTCCTAGAGAACTACAAGCTATTATTGCAAATGGAGAAAGTGAATTTAAAGTTGATGATGCAACTAAGTTAATTGGTTGTATAAATGGTTTATCTAAGCAAATTTTAGAAACAGAGGGAATAATAAAATCAACAGATCCTGAACCTATGAAAAGAGCAGTAGCATTTTGTAGAGATATAAAGACTTCTAAAAGAATAACTAATAATTTGAATAATTATTCAAAAGATTATATTTTATCTTTAAAAGAAGAAGCAAAAAAGAAAATGGTTGACATATCTTCTAAACATATAGATGGAGGAATGAATGCACTTGAAAGAGAAGATTTACTTTCTTGGTTAAAGGAAGATGTTGAAGAGAAAGAATGTAGAATACTAACTAATGCTAGATGTTTAAGTGAAGGTGTTGATGTACCTAATCTTGATGCAGTTTTATTTTTATCAGCTAAAAATTCTCAAGTTGATGTTGTTCAATCAGTTGGTAGAGTTATGAGAAAAGCTCCTTATAAGAAATATGGTTATATAATTATACCTGTTCTTATTCCTGAAAATATCAATCCAGAAGAAGCTTTAAATGATAATGAGGCATATAAAGTTGTTTGGTCAGTATTAAATGCTTTAAGGGCTCATGACGATAGATTTAATGCAGTAGTTAATAAAATAGATATAAATAAGACTAAACCTACAAATATTATAATAGGAGCTCCTGATAATTCAGGTGATGGAAATGGAGAAGTAACTGAACCAGATTCTATATATGATGCTCAAAAAACTTTACCATTTCCAATAGAGGTTGTACAAAATGCTATCTATGCTAAAATGGTTGAAAAAGTTGGAGATAGAAAGTATTTTGAGCAATGGGCAAAAGATGTAGCAAAAATAGCTCAAATACAGAAAGATAGAATTAGGGTTTTAATAGACAAGAGTGATGAACATAAAAAGGCTTTTGAGAGTTTTATAAAAGGCTTACAAGAAAATATAAATTCTGATATAGATAGTGAAGAAGCAATAGAAATGTTATCCCAACATATAATAACTAAACCTATATTTGAAGCCTTATTTGAAAATTATTCTTTTGTGAAGAATAATCCTATTTCTTCATCTATGGAAGAAATACTAAATTTATTATTAAAAGAACAAATAGAGAAAGAAACAGAAGAATTAAAAACCTTTTATGATGATGTAAGAGTTAGAGTTGGAAATATAGATAATTCAGAAGGTAAGCAAAAAATAATAGTTGAACTTTATGAAAAGTTTTTTAAAACAGCTTTTCCTAAATTAGTTGAAAAATTAGGTATAGTTTACACTCCTATTGAAGTTGTTGACTTTATAATAAATTCTGTTGAAGATATATTAAAAAAAGAATTTAATAGAAGTTTGACTGATGAAAATGTTAATATATTAGAGCCTTTTGTGGGGACAGGAACTTTTATTTCAAGACTTTTACAAAGTGGAAATATTAAAGCTAAAGATTTAGAAAGAAAATATCAAAAAGAAATTTTTGCTAATGAGATAATTCTATTAGCTTATTATATAGCAACAGTAAATATTGAAAATGTATATCATGATTTGAATAATGAAATAGAGTATAAAGAATTTCAAGGTATATGTTTGACAGATACTTTCCAACTAGGTGAAGATAAAAAAGAGCTAGCATTAGTATCAGATTCTTTTAAAGAAAATTCAAAAAGAGTGAAAAGACAAAAGAATGCTCCTTTACAAATTATTTTTGGTAACCCTCCTTACACAATAGGACAGAACTCTGCTAATGATAATGCTCAAAATAAAAAATATCCTATTTTAGATAATAGAATATCAGAAACTTATTCTAAAGAATCTTCAGCAGGATTAAATAAAGCATTATATGATGCCTATATAAAAGCTTTTAGATGGGCAACAGATAGGTTAAATAATAATGGGGGGGGGGTAATAGGATTTGTAACCAATGGAGCTTGGATAGATGGAACAGCAACATCAGGATTTAGAAAAACTATAGAGAAAGAATTTACTTCTATCTATGTTTTTAATCTAAGAGGTAATCAAAGAACTTCTGGAGAAATTTCAAGAAAAGAAGGTGGAAAAATTTTTGGAGGGGGCTCAAGAACTCCTATTGCAATAACTTTATTAGTAAAAAATCCTAACGAGAAGAAAGAAAAAGCTAAAATTTATTATTATGATATAGGAGATTATCTAACAAGAGAAGAAAAACTTTCAAAGATTAATGACTTTAAATCAATAGGAAGTAAAAAAATGAATTGGCAAATCTTAAATCCTAATGAAGAAGGAGATTGGATAAATCAAAGAAATGATAAATTTAAAGATTTTATTCCTTTGATAGACAAAGATAATAAGAATAATAAAGAAACTTTCTTCACTATGAGTTCAAATGGGGTTGTTACAAGTAGGGATTCTTGGGTATATTCTTACTCAAAGATTAATTTAGAGAAAAATATGAAAGAAACTATAGATTTCTACAATAAAGAAATCGAAAAAATATTGAATACAAGAAAGAAAGATAAAAACAAAGCTATTGAAGATATTATAGATACTAATCCCAAGAATATTTCTTGGTCAGCTGATTTAAAGAAAAGAGCTAATTCATATAAATTTGATGAATTTAATAGAAATGATATAGCAATTTCTTTATATAGACCTTTTACTAAGCAATATCTATATTTTAATAGATTTTGGAATGAAAGATATTCTCAACAAGATAAATTTAAAAGTATAAATAATAAGGTAATATTCATTACAGGAACAGGTGGAAAAAAAGGATTTTCTACATTGGTTTCCAATATATTAATAGATTTGAATTCTATGGATGCAGGAGCTAATTGTTATCCATTGTATTATATTGAAGAAGATAAAAATAAATCTAAATCTCTATTTCAAACTTTAGATGGAATTGAAAAAGAAAATAAAAAAGATGGTATAAGTGACTATATTTTTAATTTAGCTAAAGAAAAATATTCAACTAAAGTAAGTAGAGAAGATATTTTTTACTATGTCTATGGATTTTTACATAATGAGGATTATAAAAAAGAATTTGAAGCTGATTTAAAGAAATTAATTCCAAGACTACCATTAGTTGATGATTATAAAATTTTTAAAACTTACTCTGATATAGGTAGAGAGTTAGCTAATTTACATCTTAACTATGAAAATATTGAAAGAGATAATAATATTATAATTGAGGGAGAAGAAAGTAATAATTTTAAAGTTGAAAAAATGAGATTTGAAAACAAAGATAAGAAAGATATTATTATTTTTAATAGTGATATTAAAATAAAAAATATTCCTTTAGATGCTTATGATTATCAAGTTAATGGAAAATCTGCTGTTGAGTGGATAGTAGAAAGATATGCAGTAAGTATAAATAAAGATAGTGGAATAGAAAATAATCCAAACTTATGGTCTGAAGAAAATAAAAATCCTAGATATATTTTAGATTTATTATTGAGTGTAATTTCACTTTCATTAAAAACTAATGAATTAATAAAAAAATTGCCTAAAATAGAATTTTAA
- the aroB gene encoding 3-dehydroquinate synthase, with translation MKKIFDDIYVGSNIISKLNDYTKDFDKILIFSNETIADLYFEKFKSTLNEKDKIFYFAIKDGEEYKNIESILPVYDFMLENNFSRKSLIISLGGGVICDMGGYISATYMRGIEFIQVPTSLLAQVDASVGGKVAINHPKCKNMIGSFKNPYRVIIDIEFLKTLPKREFKSGMGELLKHSFLTKDKSYLEYIENNVEKIKNLDNEVLENIVEQSIRIKKYYVDIDPFEKGERAFLNLGHTYAHALESFFDYKVYTHGEAVAKGVIFDLELSLLREKIDTKYLEKAKNIFNLFDIDTDLIYLPSDKFIPLMRKDKKNFFNKIITILLDSEGHLTKTEVKEDEIIKIINKYKNDFLRASIDIGTNSCRLLIAEVEKDNENITFKKEIYKDLEIVKLGEDVNKNKFLKEEAIERTLKCLKKYREIIDKYSIEDKNIICFATSATRDSTNKDYFIKKVYDETKIKINCISGDEEAYINFKGVISSFDKNFKENILVFDIGGGSTEFTLGNINGIEKKISLNIGSVRITEKFFLNNKVYNYSEENRVKAKEWVKENLKELEDFKKVNFTLIGVAGTTTTQVSVREKMEVYDSEKIHLSNLTSKEINDNLSLFIKKINNEEIKGLNQKRKDVIIGGTIILKEILDYFGKDFIIVSENDNLMGAILEGVENK, from the coding sequence ATGAAAAAAATTTTTGATGATATTTATGTTGGTTCAAATATAATTTCAAAATTAAATGATTATACAAAAGATTTTGATAAAATCTTAATTTTTTCAAATGAAACAATAGCTGACTTATACTTTGAAAAATTTAAGTCAACTTTGAATGAAAAAGATAAGATTTTTTATTTTGCAATAAAAGATGGAGAAGAATACAAAAATATTGAAAGCATATTACCAGTTTATGATTTTATGTTGGAAAATAACTTTTCAAGAAAATCTTTAATTATAAGTCTTGGTGGTGGAGTTATTTGTGATATGGGAGGCTATATTTCAGCTACCTATATGAGGGGGATAGAATTTATACAAGTTCCTACTTCGCTTCTTGCACAAGTTGATGCAAGTGTTGGGGGAAAAGTTGCTATAAATCATCCTAAATGTAAAAATATGATAGGAAGTTTTAAAAATCCATATAGAGTAATTATTGATATAGAATTTTTAAAAACTTTACCTAAAAGAGAATTCAAATCTGGAATGGGGGAACTTTTAAAACATTCTTTTTTAACAAAAGATAAAAGCTATTTAGAATATATAGAAAATAATGTTGAAAAAATTAAAAATTTAGATAATGAAGTTTTAGAAAATATTGTAGAACAATCTATAAGAATTAAAAAATATTATGTAGACATAGACCCTTTTGAAAAAGGAGAAAGAGCTTTTTTAAATTTAGGTCATACTTATGCACATGCACTAGAAAGTTTCTTTGACTATAAAGTCTATACTCATGGAGAAGCTGTTGCTAAGGGAGTAATTTTTGATTTAGAATTATCACTTTTAAGAGAAAAAATAGATACAAAATATTTAGAAAAGGCTAAAAATATTTTTAATTTATTTGATATAGATACTGATTTAATATATTTGCCTAGTGATAAATTTATTCCTCTAATGAGGAAAGATAAAAAAAATTTTTTTAATAAGATTATTACAATTTTATTAGATAGTGAAGGACATTTGACTAAAACAGAAGTTAAAGAAGATGAAATTATAAAAATTATTAATAAATATAAGAATGATTTTTTAAGGGCAAGTATTGATATAGGAACTAATTCTTGTCGTTTATTAATTGCAGAAGTTGAAAAAGATAATGAAAATATTACTTTTAAAAAAGAAATCTATAAGGATTTAGAAATAGTTAAACTTGGGGAAGATGTAAATAAAAATAAATTTTTAAAAGAAGAAGCTATTGAAAGGACTTTAAAATGTTTAAAAAAATATAGAGAAATTATAGATAAATATTCAATAGAAGATAAAAATATTATTTGTTTTGCAACATCTGCAACAAGAGATTCTACTAATAAAGATTATTTCATTAAAAAAGTTTATGATGAAACTAAGATAAAAATTAATTGTATTAGTGGAGATGAAGAAGCCTATATAAATTTCAAGGGAGTTATAAGTTCTTTTGATAAAAATTTTAAAGAAAATATTTTAGTTTTTGATATAGGTGGAGGTTCAACAGAATTTACACTTGGAAATATCAATGGAATAGAAAAGAAAATAAGTTTAAATATAGGTTCTGTTAGAATAACTGAGAAGTTTTTCTTAAATAATAAGGTATACAATTATTCAGAAGAAAATAGAGTTAAAGCAAAAGAGTGGGTAAAAGAAAACTTAAAGGAACTTGAAGATTTTAAAAAAGTAAACTTTACTTTAATTGGTGTAGCAGGAACAACTACAACACAAGTCAGTGTTAGAGAAAAAATGGAAGTATATGATAGTGAAAAAATACATCTTAGTAACTTGACAAGTAAAGAAATTAATGATAATTTAAGTTTGTTTATAAAAAAAATAAACAATGAAGAAATAAAAGGTTTAAATCAAAAGAGAAAAGATGTTATAATAGGGGGAACTATTATATTAAAAGAAATTTTAGATTATTTTGGAAAAGATTTTATAATAGTTTCTGAAAATGATAATCTTATGGGAGCTATATTAGAAGGAGTAGAAAATAAATGA
- a CDS encoding rhodanese-like domain-containing protein, which translates to MIDVIDNISAYFDDDLINIIYKDLKSNGLSDEEVENLLKDKHRDLPMMEVNIFQLNNYKLGSIGFTSRELENLKIDFVEEKLLSNDYNGDNPTNKIVYLKVLFDKGSKKILGCQIANEKNIEARLNAIKSIIEKSGDLKDLVKYKVNPTDNEWNPDILNVLALNVISKSEESSTDIEAKDIENLLKNKEFLLDVREEYEYQNGHIKGAVNLPLREILSQKDALPKDRDIYVYCRSGHRSADAVNFLKSLGFDMVHNIEGGFIDISFNEYHKDKGNLGNSIVTNYNFD; encoded by the coding sequence ATGATAGATGTGATAGACAATATATCAGCATATTTTGATGATGATTTAATTAATATAATTTACAAGGATTTAAAATCAAATGGACTTTCTGATGAAGAAGTTGAAAATTTATTAAAAGATAAGCACAGAGATTTACCTATGATGGAAGTAAATATTTTTCAACTAAATAACTATAAATTAGGAAGTATAGGTTTTACTTCAAGAGAATTAGAAAATTTAAAAATAGATTTTGTTGAAGAAAAATTGTTATCTAATGACTATAATGGAGATAATCCTACAAATAAAATAGTTTATTTAAAAGTATTATTTGATAAAGGAAGCAAAAAGATTTTAGGTTGTCAAATTGCAAATGAAAAAAATATTGAAGCAAGACTTAATGCAATAAAAAGCATAATTGAAAAGAGTGGAGATTTAAAAGACTTAGTAAAATATAAAGTAAATCCTACTGATAACGAATGGAATCCTGATATTTTAAATGTTTTAGCACTTAATGTAATATCAAAGAGTGAAGAAAGTTCAACTGATATTGAAGCAAAAGATATTGAAAATCTTTTAAAAAACAAAGAGTTTTTATTAGATGTTAGAGAAGAATATGAGTATCAAAATGGACATATAAAAGGGGCTGTTAATTTACCTCTTAGAGAAATCTTATCTCAAAAGGATGCATTACCAAAAGACAGAGATATTTATGTATATTGTAGAAGTGGACATAGAAGTGCTGATGCAGTTAATTTTTTGAAAAGCCTTGGTTTTGATATGGTACATAATATTGAAGGGGGCTTTATAGATATTTCTTTTAATGAATATCATAAAGATAAGGGAAATTTGGGAAATAGTATAGTTACAAATTATAATTTTGATTAG
- the sppA gene encoding signal peptide peptidase SppA: protein MFVLSALLQAVIISIVIIIVLLIPIFFILGKLKNKDKVSLKGVKTVVFNLNELVEDYMISTVSINKTLSHEAVLKALENLVNDKKIEKIIIDVDEVDLSRVHIEEIKEIFEKLSVNKEIIAIGTTFDEYSYQVALLANKTYMLNTKQSCLYFRGYEYKEPYFKNILANLGITVNTLHIGDYKVAGESFSNDKMSEEKKESLINIKETLFQNFINLVKEKRKVDITNEILSGDLIFANSEKAIQLGLIDGLSTYEEIGIDYNEDTVDFGEYVSAYKRKKNKSKNTIAIINLEGEIDTRESKESIINYDNVVEKLDELEDIKNLKGLVLRINSPGGSALESEKIYQKLKKLDIPIYISMGDLCASGGYYIATVGKKLFANPVTLTGSIGVIVLYPEFTETINKLKVNMEGFSKGKGFDIFDVTSKLSEESKEKIIYSMNEVYSEFKEHVMQARNISEEDLEKIAGGRVWLGSQAKENGLVDELGSLNDCIDSLVKDLELRDFKLTYIRGRKSMMEVISAMKPQFVKSDIIEKIEMIKSYSNKILYYDESLENL from the coding sequence ATGTTCGTTTTATCTGCATTGTTACAAGCAGTTATTATTTCAATAGTTATTATAATTGTTCTTCTTATTCCTATTTTTTTTATATTAGGAAAGTTGAAAAATAAAGATAAAGTTTCTTTAAAAGGAGTTAAAACAGTAGTTTTTAATTTAAATGAGCTTGTTGAAGATTATATGATATCTACTGTATCTATCAATAAAACTTTATCTCATGAAGCAGTTTTAAAAGCCTTAGAAAATTTAGTTAATGATAAAAAAATTGAAAAAATAATAATAGATGTTGATGAAGTTGATTTATCAAGAGTACATATTGAAGAAATAAAAGAAATTTTTGAAAAATTATCAGTTAATAAAGAGATTATTGCAATAGGAACAACTTTTGATGAGTATTCTTATCAAGTTGCTTTACTTGCAAATAAAACCTATATGTTAAATACTAAACAATCTTGTTTATACTTTCGTGGTTATGAATATAAAGAACCTTATTTTAAAAATATCTTAGCTAATTTAGGAATTACAGTAAACACTTTACATATAGGAGATTATAAGGTTGCAGGAGAAAGTTTTAGTAATGATAAAATGAGTGAAGAAAAGAAAGAATCTTTAATAAATATTAAAGAAACTTTATTTCAAAATTTTATAAATTTAGTTAAAGAAAAAAGAAAAGTTGATATAACAAATGAAATTCTTTCAGGAGATTTAATCTTTGCTAATTCTGAAAAAGCTATACAATTAGGTTTAATTGATGGACTTTCTACTTATGAAGAAATTGGAATAGATTATAACGAAGATACTGTTGACTTTGGAGAATATGTTTCTGCGTATAAAAGAAAGAAAAATAAGAGCAAAAATACAATAGCTATAATTAATCTTGAAGGAGAAATTGATACAAGGGAAAGTAAAGAATCTATAATTAATTATGATAATGTTGTAGAGAAATTAGATGAATTAGAAGATATTAAAAATTTAAAAGGGCTTGTTTTAAGAATTAATTCCCCCGGTGGAAGTGCCTTAGAAAGTGAAAAAATATATCAAAAGTTAAAAAAATTAGATATACCAATATATATTTCTATGGGAGATTTATGTGCAAGTGGAGGATATTATATTGCAACTGTTGGTAAAAAATTATTTGCTAATCCTGTAACATTAACTGGTTCAATAGGAGTTATAGTCTTATATCCAGAATTTACTGAAACAATTAATAAATTAAAAGTAAATATGGAAGGTTTTTCAAAAGGAAAAGGTTTTGATATCTTTGATGTTACTTCAAAGTTAAGTGAGGAATCAAAAGAAAAAATTATATATAGCATGAATGAAGTGTATAGTGAATTTAAAGAACATGTTATGCAAGCGAGAAATATCAGTGAAGAGGATTTAGAAAAAATTGCTGGTGGTCGTGTATGGCTTGGAAGTCAGGCAAAAGAAAATGGTCTTGTTGATGAACTAGGTTCATTAAATGATTGTATAGATAGTCTAGTAAAAGATTTAGAATTAAGAGATTTTAAATTGACTTATATTAGAGGAAGAAAATCTATGATGGAAGTTATATCGGCTATGAAACCTCAATTTGTAAAGTCAGATATAATTGAAAAAATTGAAATGATTAAAAGTTATTCTAATAAAATTTTATATTATGATGAAAGTTTAGAGAATTTATAA
- a CDS encoding DUF4846 domain-containing protein translates to MKNKIYNFFIIILLFSLQTFLYSEINYVNKKGTTVETRYNVPTGYKRVSVEKGSFAEFLRNQKLKPYGKKALYYNGKEKSNSGIYDSVLDVEIGKQDLHQCADAIMLLRSEYLYSKKEYNKINFHFTSGFEAKYSKWIEGYRISVQGKGSYVKKANPSNTYKDFKNYMNIVFSYCGTLSLEKEMKLQSLDKMKIGDVFIKGGSPGHAVIIVDMAENDKGEKIFMLAQSYMPAQQTQILINPNNKELGVWYSLKGKDELITPEWDFSINQLRSF, encoded by the coding sequence ATGAAAAATAAAATATATAATTTTTTTATAATTATTTTGCTTTTTAGTTTACAAACTTTTTTGTATTCAGAAATAAATTATGTTAATAAAAAAGGAACAACAGTAGAAACAAGATATAATGTTCCTACTGGATATAAAAGAGTAAGTGTTGAAAAAGGAAGCTTTGCTGAATTTTTAAGAAATCAAAAGTTAAAACCTTATGGAAAGAAAGCTTTATATTACAATGGTAAAGAAAAATCAAATAGTGGAATTTATGACAGTGTATTGGATGTAGAAATAGGAAAACAAGATTTACACCAATGTGCAGATGCTATTATGTTACTTAGATCTGAATATCTTTATTCAAAAAAAGAATATAATAAAATTAATTTTCATTTTACTTCTGGTTTTGAAGCTAAATATTCAAAATGGATTGAGGGTTATAGAATAAGTGTTCAAGGTAAAGGTTCTTATGTTAAGAAAGCTAATCCTTCAAATACATATAAAGATTTTAAAAATTATATGAACATAGTTTTTTCATATTGTGGAACTCTTTCATTAGAAAAAGAAATGAAATTACAAAGTTTAGATAAAATGAAAATAGGAGATGTTTTTATCAAAGGTGGAAGTCCAGGACATGCTGTAATTATTGTTGATATGGCAGAAAATGATAAGGGAGAAAAAATATTTATGTTGGCACAATCTTATATGCCAGCACAACAAACACAAATATTGATAAATCCTAATAATAAAGAACTAGGAGTATGGTATTCATTAAAGGGAAAAGATGAACTTATTACTCCTGAATGGGACTTTTCTATAAATCAATTAAGAAGTTTTTAA